The following DNA comes from Triticum aestivum cultivar Chinese Spring chromosome 3D, IWGSC CS RefSeq v2.1, whole genome shotgun sequence.
AAATCGCTGAGACCTCATATTGCACATGAAATCCTAACTGTGAAGCAACAGGACTGTCTTGATCATGCCATCTTTGCTTGAGTTAACTTTTGGCTAAATCAAGGTGGCTTTGGACTTCTCGGTAGGCGCTTTGCATAAACTTCAGTAACCCTATTGGtaagatatactccctctgtacacTTCTATAAGACCTCTTAGGTATAAAAaggttacagagggagtactaaacatGGAAGCAAGGGCGATAGCCAAACCATCTTCCTCGGAATTATTCGCAATTGTATACAGACGCATGCAAGCAATCTTTTGGCATTTCTATTTACAGCACAGGCAAGGAACATGCCTCTCCAATTCAACGTAGACAAAATTAAATCGGATCCACAATCTAGATCTACGATACATTGTTCCTAGACAAATTAGAACGACTTCTATCCACACATCAAACTCAATACAGTTAACTTTCAGCAGCAGCACCTCAAGCAGATTTTAAAGATTAACAGGAAGTGAAGTGAATCTTCTAGACTTTTGAATGCGTACAAAATGTGTGGGCAATCTATTTTAATTCTTTTCTACCAAAATTGAGTTCACGATCCCTGTGTACAGTTTAACATGTGTAACAGGAAGTGAAGTGAATCTCCTAGAGTTTTGAACACAGAACTAAGTAAATCAGTATAGTTTACAAAACTCAAGTCTCGTATTATAGCCAGGACTGTCTTGATCATGCCATAAATATGGCTTCACAATAAACAAGAGAAAATCTGACAAAAGACTATATTAGGGCAACATGGCTTGGATAAAAGTTCTCAGAACATTGGATAAACTGAAATGTTGTTAGAACCCTCTGAGAGCTCTTTGAAGTCAATGACAGTCAGTGAAGAGTGCAAGAGACAGTTTTCATCATACACTGAAAAGATTCGCACCTATATTCTGCAGAATAACTCCAAGTTGGTTCATAGTATCTTTAGTAATTCAGTCAAATATCGAATTTCATCCTTCCTTAGCTTTGGTTTCCTGTCTTTGCTGTTCCCTCTAGGTCGGTCCTGTAACTGAACGAGTAAAGTCATCTCAAGATATTGAATGAGCGGTCAAACCAAGTGAATGATATTTGGACAGTTTGAGCGAAAAAGTAGCCAAGAATGCTGAATTTCCTCAAAAAAGAACATAATGCATCTTGAAGCGTGAGTAGGGAAAAAGGATGAAGGATAGAAGACATCAAAATGAAACAGCAAGTCCTAACTGGGAAGCAGACAGGACTATCTTTGTTTTAGAAGTAGCAGACAGGACTATCTTGATCTTGCCTTCTTTGCTTCAGTCAAACTCCCAGAAAAACCAAGGTGACAACAACCTTCTCGGTAAGCACACAAATCAAGTTCAGTCCCTCCTCAGTGTCATACCAAATACGAATATAGGAAATATGTAAGAACATAAAAAGGGATAGAAGAATAACAACCAAAGCATCTTCCCAATAAACATTTGCAAAGTAAAAACACAAACAAGCATTTATTTTTCTTGAACTTCTGTATCAGGCATAGGAACGAAACATGCATCTCCATTTCAATGTACACAAAATTCAGTTGGATTCAGACTCCAAAATCTACGAGTCATTCTTCCTACAGAGTAGAAACAGAACCTATCCACACAATCATAACACATCTTTAACTCTTAAACTTAGCAAGCAGTAACTCATGCAGAGTATTTCTTCAGAGCTCTATCCAGCCTGACATCAAAGGGAGTCGAGTACGGCTTCAGTTTTCTATCCTGCAACAGATAATTAAAGATAAGTACATCATTCAAGAATATCGGTAACTATATTACCTCATTGACTTGCATGTTTACTGTACCTCTCTGTATTTGCTTGTTGTGTTGGGGATTCCATTAGATCCTGAATCAACTCTAGAAGAACCATTTGTTCCACCCTTGTTGTTGGAAGAAGACTGGGCACTGGCAACTCTAGAAGAACTGTTCGCACCACCCTGTTCCTCCTCACTCTTGTTGTCGGAAAAAGACTGGGCACTGGCCCTCCCCTTTGGCAATTCAGACTCCACTGCTTTTTTGGTTCCTTTGACTTCTCTATCCTCACCCGCATTCACCACGGTCACAACTGGCAGATTCCCAGCCAGCTCTCTTGGCACAGGCAATTCATTTTCCTTGTCTACCACCATGATGTCTTCCTGAGGAACGTTATTCCTTGCACTAGTCCTTCCAACCCTTCCTCGTCCCCTTCCAGACCTCATCCCCGCCACCACATCCTTTTTCCCGGCAACACGGCGCTTCACCATAGCAGCCCTCTTCCTCTCCGCACGGCGCGTCACCATGGTGGCATCCTCATCATTCTCAAGTTCAGGGTGCTCCATGGCTTTCTGCCCCCCGTGGTGAGACGCTTCTGTAGCCTCCTCCATCTCTTCAGTGGGCTCGGCTGCAGCCGCATAAGAGATATTGTTAGCAGCAAGCTTAGCAACGGCCCTCCTCTTTGGTAATTTCTCCTCCAACGCCTTTGCAGTTCTTTTGACCTCTCCATCCAGAGCTGCTGCCTTATCCCCCTTCTTCACCGTCGTCGAAGTCGGTGGCTTCCCTGTGCGTGCTCTTGACGCACTCAACTTATTTCCCCcctgctccccctcctcctcctcctcaagaacTGTGTTCATTGCACTGGCCCTTGTAGGCCTGCCCCGGCCCCTTGCAGACTTCCTCTTTGGAGGCAGTGATACAGCAGCAACTGCCGCCTCATTCTTCTTCGTTGCGCCATGGTGCATCACCACTGGGGCTTTGTCCTCCTTCTCTTCCTTCTCTGGTTCATGCGGTACCATGTTCTTCTTCCGCCTCCCGCGACGTGTCACCACCAtgccctcctcctcgtccttctCTGGTTCATGAGGTTCAACGGCCTTCTTCCGCCTCCCTCGGAGCGTTGCATCCACAGCCTCCTCCATCTCTTCAATGGGCACTGCAGCCGCATTGGCACCATTATCGAAAGTGGCAAGCCGAGCACTGGCCCTCCCCTTCGGCACTTTCTCCTCCAATGACACTGCAGCCCCTTCTACGTCTCCATCCCCAGATGCCACCTTATCCCTCTTCTGCGCCTTAGCAGCCTTCAATGTCATCGAAACAAGCAGGTCCTCAGGACGAACTCTTGATACAGCCAACTCATTTCCTCCCTGCTCTTCCACATCCTCAAGAACCATGTCGCTTGCATTAGCCTTTTTTCCACGGCCCCTTACTGACCTCATCTTCGGAGGCAATTGCAGAGGGGCGTCCGTCACCACACTCTTCTTCCTCCCTCTGCGGTTTGTCACTACCggggcttcctcctcctcttccttctccggtttAGGGGGCTCCACAACATTCTTCTGCCTGCCACGGCGCGTCACCACTGTGGCCTCCTCCTTTTCCTTCTCTGGTTCAGGGGGCTGCACAACATTCTTCTGCCTGCCACGGCGTGTCACCActgtggcctcctcctccttttcCTTCTCTGGTTCAGGGGGCTGCGCAACATTCTTCCGTCTGCCACGGCGCGTCACCACTgtgacctcctcctcctttcccttcTCTAGTTCAGGGGGCTCCGCAACATTCTTCCGCATGCCACGGCGCGTCACCGCTGTggcctcctcttccttctctggtTCAGAGGGCTCCGCAACATTCTTCTGCCTGCCATGGCGCGTCACCACTgtgacctcctcctcctttcccttcTCTAGTTCAGGGGGCTCCGCGACATTCTTCCGCATGCCACGGCGCGTCACCGCTGTtgcctcctcttccttctctggtTCAGAGGGCTCCGCAACATTCTTCTGCCTGCCACGGCGTGTCACCGCCGtggcctcctcctcttccttctctggtTCAGAGGGCTCCACAACATTCTTGTGCCTGCCACGGCGCGTCACCACTGTGGCCTCCTCCTTTTCCTTCTCTGGTTCAGGGGGCTGCGCAGCATTCTTCCGTCTGCCACGGCGCGTCACCGCCGTGGCCTCCTCCTTATCCACCTCCTCATTCTCTGGTGCAGAAGGCTCCACGGGCTTCCTCTGCTCTCCACGGTGAGGCGCCTCCACAGTCTCCTCCATCTCAAATAGGGGCTCCGCTGCAGCCAGCTTCTGCCGTCCTCCCCGGCGCGTAACCACCTGGGGCTTCTCATCCACCGCCACTCCCTCTGCCTCTGGATCTTCCTTCTGCGTGTCGGGGTGCTGGGCGGCCGGCGGCGCTTTCTTCCGTGCGCCACGGCGGGTCACCGCAGGGGGCTTCTCCTCCGCCGCCATCGGTGCCACCACCGCCGTCTGGCGCGAGGAGCGCCTGGAACTGGGGTTGGCGACAGGCTTGGGATCCGAATCAGGCGCGATGGAGACGGCGAGCACGGTCGAATCGCCGACCTTGATTAGGTCCCCGTGGGAGAGCGGGGCGGGGACGGAGGGCGCGAGGGGCTTGCCGTTGAGGAGGGTGCCGTTGGAGGACCCGAGATCGGAGACGGCCCacccggcgccgggcggcgggaggAACTCGATGACGAGGTGCTGCTGCGACGCTCCCCCGTCGCGCACGGCGAGATCGTTGCCCTTGACGACGCGACCGACGCGGAGGACGGCGCCCGCGCTGCACTGCCGGGTCTCCCCCTCCCGTGGCCCCTTCTCCACCGCCAGGGTGAGCGTCGGCGGCGGAGCGGCCATTGGAGAGGGTGGGGATCGGAGggtttcctctttttttttctcctcGCCTGTGAATGAGGTTTCAAAATCGTGGGAGGGTTCGGGCGTTTTGAGCACTTCGCTGCAATCAGGGGAGGGGAGCGGGTGCGCGGGCCCGCAGGCAGTGTGCGTGAGAGAGAATACGAGGCGTTCGACCGTTAACTTCTGGGATTTGGAGGCCATGTGCGAACTAGGGCTACTCTCGGCTCCATGTTCTCCAAAAGCAGATTTTGGGGTCCTTTTCAGCTCCACGTTCTTCAAAATCAGATTTCAGGAAACTGCCCACAGAATACAGAATCGGCCGTTCAGTTCTTTTAAGAGATTGCAGTATGAGATTGTGACATGAGTTGTATGTTGAAACGTCTATAATACCCTTGGTTTATGTTGGTTaaccaatgtgagttatttcgTATTGTTTAGTTTAGATGTAAATATGAACACGAAAACGATATGAGCAGCATAAAAGGATACATATTCCATTTACCAAGCACATCAATCAATGAAAGTTGCAATTGACATGGGATGTATACCCACAAATCCTTTTATGCAATTACATTCTAAACATTGCACAATTTGGAGGCTGCATCTCTAACTTTGGACATTTTGAGCACGAACAATTCTCTTTTTTGCAACTTGGCATGCTTTTAGCAGTTTTCACTTTTCACATGTTCTTCAAGCAAGAAGAAGGAGCATATATAGCAGCGcaacgcatcaagcagcagcatgTCCAAAAGCAAAACATCAAGCCGTTATAGTTAGCAACATCACATTTACACACACATCCATATCCATGCACACGCACACACCACGCTTTGCGTGCACACACGACACAGCACACAAATGAGTTGGGCAGAGGCAACCGTCAAGGAAGAGGAGTGGCGGCTCCATGAGCAAGGAGTAGCAGCTCGATGAGCAAGGAGCGGCGGAAGATGGTCAATCGACTATTGTTGAGGCTTCCAATCACAACGGTTGGTGGTCGAGGTGGAGGTTCTATATGGTGGGGAAGCGGTTGTACTTTCGTCACAGTCAAGACCAAGATGCATAGAGATGCCCGTGACCTCAAGATTTTGAGCTCCAAGTTGTTTAGCGATGCAAGAGTTCAGTTCACATCGCCAATGAGATCATCCTTCGTCTGGATATGGCACAAGAGAGGTGGTGCCTTTCGCCGGTGGAATTCAACCTGTGGAAGATACTAAAGCAACATGTGATCGAGCTTGCGGTTGTCGGCAAGCAAGGAAACGTCAATCTTCAAGGATCACTTAGCTGCTGGCAGGGGATGCAAACACATCCTTTTTCTTAATTTAAAGATCTACTCCAGGCGCTGGAAAAACTTCATACACTCCTTGCAGAATGGTGACCGTGTGGCAACCGCTCATGCCGACAAGGAGGCGACCGCCCATGATCGCTTTGGCAAGATCGTGGGATCAAGGGAACGTCGTGGTTGCACGATCACCTGGGATGAGTTGGAGATGTCGTCCATCTAAGGAGAAGGGTTGGACAACCCATTTTACTGAAGCTGAGGTCTAGGCTGCGGTTCAGGCATCACCGAAGGAGAAGGCGTCGGGACCAGACGGTTTCAACAGGGTTTTCTTTTGCTCTTGCTGGCAGATAATCAAGGCAGGCGTCATGAAGGTGTTTGATCAGTTCTATTAGCTTGCATGATCAAATTTTGGGGACATAAACACCACAATGGTGGCGCTATTACCCAAGAAGGGTGGTGTTGCTTCCCTGACATATTTCGGGACAATTAACCTTGTCCACTCCATCGCCAAGCTCATTGCAAAGGTTCTATCCACTAGACTTACTGGCATCATTGGTGAGCTCATGTCGCCCGCCCAGAGCGCCTTCATCAAGTCCAGATGCATCCTTGATAATTATATCTACATCCAAAACTGTGTGCGCTCGTTACACCACAAGAAGTCGACGCTCCTAATCAAGATGGATATCGCGAGGGCTTTCGATTCATTCTCCTCGGAGTACATCCTCAAGTTGCTGAAAAACTAGGGTTTAGTGTCTACTAGCAGGATTCGATCGCCATGACgttgtctgaaggaaatatgccctagaggcaataataaagttgttatttatatttccttatatcattataaatgtttattattcatgctagaattgtattaaccggaaacttagcacatgtgtgaatacatagacaaatagagtgtccctagtatgcctctacttgactagctcgttaatcaaagatggttaagtttgctgaccatagacatgtgttgtcatttgatgaacaggatcacatcattggagaatgatgtgatggacaagacccattcgttagcttagcataatggttgttaagttttattgctattgctttcttcatgacttatacatattcctctgactatgagattatgcaactcctgaataccggaggaacaccttgtgtgctatcaaacgtcacaccataactgggtgattataaagatgctctacaggtgtctccgaaggtatttgttgggttggcatagatcgagattaggatttgtcactccgactatcggagaggtatctctgggccctctcggtaatgcacatcactataagccttgcaagcaatgtgactaatgagttagttgtgggatgatgcattacgaaacgagtaaagagacttgccggtaacgagattgaactaggtatgatgatactaacgatcgaatctcgggcaagtaacataccgatgacaaagggaataacgtatgttgtcatgcggtttaaacgataaagatcttcgtagaatatgtaggaaccaatatgagcatccaggttccgctattggttattgaccggagatgtttctcggtcatgtctacatagttctcgaacccgtagggtccgcacgcttaacgttcgatgatgatttgtattatgagttatgtgttttggtgactgaagtttgttcggagtcccggatgagatcacggacatgacgaggagtctcgaaatggtcgagaggtaaagattgatatattggaaggttatgtatggacactggaatggttccgaagaggttcagggatttttcggagtaccgggaggttaccggaaccccccgggaaagttaatgggcctcatgggccatggtggagaggaggaggcaggccacgggaggtggcgcgcgccccccaagccaatccgaattggacaaggggtgggggcgcggcccccctttccttctccctctccacctctttcccctttccccctctccgtaagaaagaaaaaagggggggcgacctactaggagtggagtcctagtaggactccccctccatggcgcgcccctggtggtcggcctcctcccctcctcctttatatacgggggcaagggggcaccccaaggcacatcaattgttctcttagccgtgtgcggtgcccccctccacagtttactcctccggtcaaaGCGTTGTACtgcgtaggcgaagccctgcgcggatcacatcaccatcaccgtcaccatgccgtcatgctgacggaactctccctcgaccctctgctggatcaagagttcgagggacggcatcgagctgaacgtgtgctgaactcggaggtgtcgtacgttcggtactaagatcggttggatcgtgaagacgttcgactacatcaaccgcgttaatctaacgcgtccgcttttggtctacgagggtacgtggacacactctccccctctcgttgctatgcatctcctagatagatcttgcgtgagcgtaggaaattttttgaaattgcatgctacgttccccaacagtagc
Coding sequences within:
- the LOC123078048 gene encoding RNA-binding protein 25; protein product: MAAPPPTLTLAVEKGPREGETRQCSAGAVLRVGRVVKGNDLAVRDGGASQQHLVIEFLPPPGAGWAVSDLGSSNGTLLNGKPLAPSVPAPLSHGDLIKVGDSTVLAVSIAPDSDPKPVANPSSRRSSRQTAVVAPMAAEEKPPAVTRRGARKKAPPAAQHPDTQKEDPEAEGVAVDEKPQVVTRRGGRQKLAAAEPLFEMEETVEAPHRGEQRKPVEPSAPENEEVDKEEATAVTRRGRRKNAAQPPEPEKEKEEATVVTRRGRHKNVVEPSEPEKEEEEATAVTRRGRQKNVAEPSEPEKEEEATAVTRRGMRKNVAEPPELEKGKEEEVTVVTRHGRQKNVAEPSEPEKEEEATAVTRRGMRKNVAEPPELEKGKEEEVTVVTRRGRRKNVAQPPEPEKEKEEEATVVTRRGRQKNVVQPPEPEKEKEEATVVTRRGRQKNVVEPPKPEKEEEEEAPVVTNRRGRKKSVVTDAPLQLPPKMRSVRGRGKKANASDMVLEDVEEQGGNELAVSRVRPEDLLVSMTLKAAKAQKRDKVASGDGDVEGAAVSLEEKVPKGRASARLATFDNGANAAAVPIEEMEEAVDATLRGRRKKAVEPHEPEKDEEEGMVVTRRGRRKKNMVPHEPEKEEKEDKAPVVMHHGATKKNEAAVAAVSLPPKRKSARGRGRPTRASAMNTVLEEEEEGEQGGNKLSASRARTGKPPTSTTVKKGDKAAALDGEVKRTAKALEEKLPKRRAVAKLAANNISYAAAAEPTEEMEEATEASHHGGQKAMEHPELENDEDATMVTRRAERKRAAMVKRRVAGKKDVVAGMRSGRGRGRVGRTSARNNVPQEDIMVVDKENELPVPRELAGNLPVVTVVNAGEDREVKGTKKAVESELPKGRASAQSFSDNKSEEEQGGANSSSRVASAQSSSNNKGGTNGSSRVDSGSNGIPNTTSKYREDRKLKPYSTPFDVRLDRALKKYSA